The DNA region CGGCGATCATCAGGCCGACGGCCAGCCCGTACAGTTCCACCGACCCTGCCACTTCCGCTCTCGGTCATTCGAACGTCCGCCCAGTATTGTCACCTCGCACTGGCGCCTCGTCGAAGGGTCTCCTGCCACCGAGCGGGAGCAGGGTGCCACGGTGGTGATGGATGGGGAGGCGCAGTCGACCTGCTTCCTGTGCGTCATCCCCCCTCGACGGTGTCGACGGCTGCGCGGAAAGGTGCCGTAGACCGGGGCTGGCGATACCAGGCCTGCCCGCCGGGACGGTCGGGCAGGCACGCGGACATGGCTGCCGCACGATCTCAGGAGCCGGGCCTCGACCGGCTCATCGGCGGTGCCACTCCTCTGCGAGGAGTTGGTAGGAGCGCACCCGGTCGGCGTGGTCGTGGGTGATGGTGGTGATGATCAGCTCGTCGGCGCCGGTGGCTTCCTGCAGTTGTTCGAGCTGGTCGGCGACGCGCCACGGGGAGCCGACGAACTGGGTGTCGACGCGGTCGGCGACCAGGGCCTGGTCCGCTTCGGTCCAGGCGTGGGCGCGGGCCTGCTCCGGGGTCGGGAAGGGGATGGCGCCCTCGGCGGTGCGGATGCTGCGGACCCACGGGCCGTAGCCGGTGGCCAGTTCCCGGGCGGTTTCGTCGTCCTCGGCGACGACGACGTCGGCGGAGACGCTGACGTAGGGCTTGTCGAGGTGGTCGGACGGCTGGAACGCGGCGCGGTAGCCCTCGGCCGCCTCCAGTACGGTGGCCGGGCTGACGTGGTAATTGGCCGCGAAGCGCAGGCCGTTGCGACCCGCGACGTCGGCACTCAGTCCGCCGCTGCTGCCGAGGATCCATACCTGCACCTCGGCGCCCTCGCCGGGGACGGCGTGCGCTTCGATCCCGTCCGCCGAGCGGTAGTCGCCGCGCAGGAGCGCGAGGATGTCGTCGACCTGATCGCCGTAGTCCTGGGGGTCGGCGCCGGGCTGGTGCAGGAGCTGCTGCTGGAGCTGGAAACGGGGCGAGCCGATCAGGTGCTCTGGGGAGAACCGTGGCGGGATCTTCAGACCGTTGGGGGCGCGCCCGTCGACGACCGGGGTCGTGGTCGGCCGGGGTCCTGCCGTCTGTCCGGGGGGACGTCCGCCCGAGCGGCCGAGGCCCAGGTCGAGTCGCCCGGGGTGCAGGGCGTCGATCAGCCCGAACTCCTCGACGGTGGACAGGGCCGTGCGGTGACCGAGCTGTACGGCCCCGGATCCGATCCTGATCGTGGAGGTCGCGGAGGCGGTCAGGGCCAGCACGACGGCGGGAGAGGTCCCGGCCACGCCCGGGTTGAGGTGGTGCTCGGCGAACCAGTAGCGCGTGTAGCCGAGACGCTCGGTCTGCTGGGCGAGGTCGATGGTGTTGCGCAGCGCCTCTGCGGCGGTGGAGCCGGACGGGACCGGGACGAGGTCGAGGACTCCGAGAGGGATGCCGGACATGGTCGGGTGTTGCTCCTCAGCGGTCGGTGGGCGCGGGTGCCGATGCGGACCCTGATGCGGATGTGGATGCGGACACGGGCTCGGGCTCGGACACGGGCTCGGGCTCGGGCTCGGCGATGACCGGAGCCCAGGGGAACGGCGGATCAGGGATGTCGCGCCGCAGAACGGGGGCGATGTCGGACTGGAAGAGTTCGAGCGAGGCACGGTGCTGGGCGTGGGTGAGACCGCCTGCGTCGGCGTGCAGGTGGAGCACGCTGTGCCCGAACTGCTCGTGGTAGCGGTGCACTTTGTCGATCACCTGTTGAGGGCTGCCGATCAGCGCCGAGCTACGTTCGACGAAGTCCTCCAGGGTGGCGAACACCGGCTCGACGCCCAGGCGTTTCTGGAAGGCGAGATAGCCCTCGAACACCGGCCGGTATGCGGCGATCGCTTGCTGTGAGGTGCGGGCCGCGTGGTAGCCGGCCGTCCCCGCGCCGACGACGGCCTGACCCGGGTCGTGGCCGTAGTGCTCCCATCGCTCCCGGTAGTAGCGGATGAGTTCGGCGTACGGCTCGATCGGGTGGGTGACGTTGGCCGAGAAGAGCGGATCTCCGTAGCGGGCGGCGAGTTCGACCGACTCCCGGCTGGTCGCGCTGCCGTGCCAGACCCGGATGGGTTGCTGGAGCGGTCTCGGCCACACCTCGGCGTCTGCCAGCTCGGGGCGGAAGCGCGGGGAGGCGCTCACCTTGTCCTGCCGCCAGATCCGGCGGAACAGCTCGTAGCTCTCGGCGTTGCGGTCCCACTGGTCCTCGGGAGTGACGTGGAACAGCTCTCGCTGGGCGGTGCCGTTGCCCTTGCCGATGATCAGGTCGAGACGGCCTGCGGACAGGTGATCCAGGGTCGCGTAGTCCTCGTACGCGCGTACCGGGTCGAGCAGGCTGAGGGTGGTGACGGAGGTGAACAGCCGGATCCGGGAGGTGAGCGCGGCGATGTGGCTGAGGACGACCGGTGGTGAGGAGGAGATGAACGGCCGCTCGTGGCGTTCGCCGACACCGAAGCCGTCGAATCCGAGTTCCTCGGCCAGCAGCGCGTTGTCGATCACCTCGCGGAAGCGTTCGTTGGTGGACTTCTGGACGCCGGTCACCGGATCCGGGGCGTGCACGATGAGGGTGATGGCCAGGAACTTCACGACGCCGCCCGCCGGGTCTCCGGCTCCGCGCGCGTGTCGGGGTGTGCCAGGCCGAGGTGGTCGCGGAGCGTGGTGCCTGTGTAGTCGTGCCGGAACACACCGCGTTCCTGGAGCAGCGGGACGACGGTGTCGGCGAACTCGTCCAGGCCGCCGGGGGTGATGTGCGGGGCCAGGATGAAGCCGTCTGCTGCGTCCGCCTGGACGAAGGCGTTGATGGTCTCCGCCACGGTGGCCGGGGAGCCGATGAACGACTGCCGGCCGGTGGTCTCGATGACCAGTTCGCGGATCGACAGGTTCTCCGCTGCGGCGCGCTCGCGCCATTGCCTGGCGACGGCGAGCGGGTCGCGGAACATCCGGACGCTGGCCCGGCCGCGGGCGATGGTGTTCTCACCGGGGTCCGGGTCGATGTCGGGGAGCGGGCCGTCCGGGTCGTAGGCGGAGAGGTCTCGGTTCCAGACGTGTTCGAGGTACTTGATCGCGGTCTGGCCGCTGACCTGTTGACGTCGTATCTCATGCGCCAGCTCCTGCGCCTCGGCGTCGGTGTGGCCGAGTACGAAGGTCGCCGCGGGGAGGATCAGCAGCTGGTCGTGGGTTCGGCCGTGGCGGGTCAGGCGTCCCTTGACGTCGGCGTAGAAGTCCCGGCCGGCCTTTGGGGTGCTGTGCCGGCTGAAGATGGCGTCGGCGCTGGAGGCGGCGAATTCGCGGCCCTCGTCGGAGTCACCGGCCTGGAAGATCACAGGGCGGCCCTGCGGGCTGCGCGGGACGTCGAACTGGCCGGCGATGTCGAAGTGCTGTCCTTGGTGGACGAAGGCTCCGGCCTGCGCGTCCTTCAGGAAGATGCCGGACTCTTGGTCGGTGACGATTTCGTCGCCGTGCCAGGAGTCGAACAGCTCGGTGGCGGTGGACAGGAACTCCTTAGCCCTGGAGTAGCGCTGGTCCTGCGGGAGGAAGCCGCCGCGTCGGAAGTTCTCGCCGGTGAAGGCGTCCCAGGAGGTGACGACGTTCCAGGCGGCGCGTCCGCCGGAGAGGTGGTCCAGGCTGGCGAACTGGCGGGCCACCTCGTAGGGCTCGTTGAAGGTGGAGTTGATGGTGCCGGTCAGGCCGAGGTGTTCGGTGACGGCGGCGAGCGCGGCGAGGACGGTGAAGGTGTCGGGGCGGCCGACGACGTCCAAGTCATAGATCTGGCCGCTCTGTTCGCGCAGCCTCAGCCCTTCGGCGAGGAACAGGAAGTCGAACTTGGCTCGTTCGGCGGTCCGTGCGAAGTGCGCGAACGAGCTGAACTCGATGTGGCTGCCCGCCTGCGGGTCACTCCACACGGTGGTGTTGTTGACGCCGGGGAAATGGGCCGCGAGATGGATCTGCTTCAGGGGTTTGCCCGTGGTCGCCTTGCTCGTGATCGGCTTGCTCATGGTCGTACGGCTCCTCCGGCCTCAGGCAGCGGCGTAGCGGTTTGTGGGGTGGGCGAGTCCGAGCAGCCCGCGCAGGGTGTCCGCCTCGTAGGCGTTCCGGAAGGCGCCTCGGCGCTGGAGTTCGGGCACCAGGCCCCGTGTGACCTGCTCCAGGTCGTGACCGATCGCTCCGGGACGCAGCCGGAAGCCGTTCAGGCCGGCCCGGCGCCACTCCAGCAGGAGGTCCGCCAGTTGCCCGGGTGTACCCGTGAACACCTCAGCGTCGCTCGTGTACGTGTGGCCGGCCAGGCCGTCCAGGTGGGCCTTGCGGTCCTCGGCCGCGGCGGGATCGTCGTCCAGGAACACGGCCAGGTCACCGAAGATGTGCAGTGGCTCCTCCGCCCGCCCTGCCTCAGCCTGGGCGGCACGGATTTCGGCGATGACGGCGCGAGTCTGGTCGGTGTCGTGCGGGGTGACGTAACCGATGTCGGCCGAACGGCCCACCAGTTGATACGGCACGCTCTGGTGCGCGAGCGCGCTGACGATGGGCTGTCCCTGCGGCGGCCGAGGGGTGATCGAGGGGCCCTTGACGCTGAAGTGCCTGCCCTCGAAGTCGATGTAGTGCAGCTTGT from Streptomyces sp. B1I3 includes:
- a CDS encoding LLM class flavin-dependent oxidoreductase — translated: MSGIPLGVLDLVPVPSGSTAAEALRNTIDLAQQTERLGYTRYWFAEHHLNPGVAGTSPAVVLALTASATSTIRIGSGAVQLGHRTALSTVEEFGLIDALHPGRLDLGLGRSGGRPPGQTAGPRPTTTPVVDGRAPNGLKIPPRFSPEHLIGSPRFQLQQQLLHQPGADPQDYGDQVDDILALLRGDYRSADGIEAHAVPGEGAEVQVWILGSSGGLSADVAGRNGLRFAANYHVSPATVLEAAEGYRAAFQPSDHLDKPYVSVSADVVVAEDDETARELATGYGPWVRSIRTAEGAIPFPTPEQARAHAWTEADQALVADRVDTQFVGSPWRVADQLEQLQEATGADELIITTITHDHADRVRSYQLLAEEWHRR
- a CDS encoding LLM class flavin-dependent oxidoreductase, whose protein sequence is MKFLAITLIVHAPDPVTGVQKSTNERFREVIDNALLAEELGFDGFGVGERHERPFISSSPPVVLSHIAALTSRIRLFTSVTTLSLLDPVRAYEDYATLDHLSAGRLDLIIGKGNGTAQRELFHVTPEDQWDRNAESYELFRRIWRQDKVSASPRFRPELADAEVWPRPLQQPIRVWHGSATSRESVELAARYGDPLFSANVTHPIEPYAELIRYYRERWEHYGHDPGQAVVGAGTAGYHAARTSQQAIAAYRPVFEGYLAFQKRLGVEPVFATLEDFVERSSALIGSPQQVIDKVHRYHEQFGHSVLHLHADAGGLTHAQHRASLELFQSDIAPVLRRDIPDPPFPWAPVIAEPEPEPVSEPEPVSASTSASGSASAPAPTDR
- a CDS encoding NtaA/DmoA family FMN-dependent monooxygenase (This protein belongs to a clade of FMN-dependent monooxygenases, within a broader family of flavin-dependent oxidoreductases, the luciferase-like monooxygenase (LMM) family, some of whose members use coenzyme F420 rather than FMN.), producing MSKPITSKATTGKPLKQIHLAAHFPGVNNTTVWSDPQAGSHIEFSSFAHFARTAERAKFDFLFLAEGLRLREQSGQIYDLDVVGRPDTFTVLAALAAVTEHLGLTGTINSTFNEPYEVARQFASLDHLSGGRAAWNVVTSWDAFTGENFRRGGFLPQDQRYSRAKEFLSTATELFDSWHGDEIVTDQESGIFLKDAQAGAFVHQGQHFDIAGQFDVPRSPQGRPVIFQAGDSDEGREFAASSADAIFSRHSTPKAGRDFYADVKGRLTRHGRTHDQLLILPAATFVLGHTDAEAQELAHEIRRQQVSGQTAIKYLEHVWNRDLSAYDPDGPLPDIDPDPGENTIARGRASVRMFRDPLAVARQWRERAAAENLSIRELVIETTGRQSFIGSPATVAETINAFVQADAADGFILAPHITPGGLDEFADTVVPLLQERGVFRHDYTGTTLRDHLGLAHPDTRAEPETRRAAS